The Pectobacterium wasabiae CFBP 3304 DNA segment TTAAGCCGATGGTGAACAGAGAATACACATGACCTACCCACGAATAGAATGAAAGACGAGCCGAGCATTCATGGATAGAAGAAGAAAATAAACGGGGAGTTTGGGCAAAAAGAGAGTGGCGCAATATTAAAAATAAGTGGGAGGAACATCCCTCGCATCGGCGAGTCAGAAGGATAGACTTTTGGCATCGACTATATAGTCCCAAAAAGGACATTACCATTCGCGTTCCTCACTGTGACAACAACTATTCCACTGAATAATGATTGCTCGCATCGTAGAACTACTGCTAACCAGTATCTAAAAATTAGTGCCGAATGATTTCAGTAGTATGACAGTGCAATAGTTTTCCCCTGCAATGCAAGCATTTTTTACACTATCATAACATTTACGTATATAGCCGTCATATTTCAAGTGGCATGTACGTTGGCCGCAACTCGACACGCCTCCTCGTCTCGTTGGAGTCGCTACACGCTGCGCTCAAATCGGCCTACTGCAAATTTGTCAGTCACCCGAATCACCTACCTGGGTAAGCTCATCGGGATGAAATGAGAGACACCCTGAAAGTCAAACTATTTAGGGTATAGTCAGTATCTTGCAGTTTGGCGATGTCAGCCTGAAAGCAGACACGCTATAGGCGTTAGAAATGCCGCTGCCAGTTCAGATATTGATCGTATTTTCGCAACGCACTGCGATAAATATTTTGCTCGATATCAGGAAGGTAATCACACACCCGCTGCTGTACCCCATCACGGTGCCCGGAAAAGGTTTCTGTAGGATAATTATTTGCGACCAGTAGCTCATCCAACCGCCGAAGACGAATGACATATTCACGCATCGTGCTATGACGAACTTCAGTTTGTTCGATAAGATATTGTGTGAAAGCTTTTATATCGAAATAGCTAGCATTGGTATTGCATAATATTTCGCTACAAAAGCGGCAAAGTGGGATTAATTCCTGTTGCAAGCTAGACCATATTTCGTCATCGATAAGCCTGTCGATGCTGCCAATCGATTTTTTATTGATAAGCTGGTTACGAAATACCAGTGAAACACGATCAAGCGTTTTATCACACTGGGAACAGTTGGTCTGTCTATGTTTGAAGTCTTTCAGATAACGGCTTAGGAGCTGTTTCTTCCGAATTGATGAGTGCATGAATCCATTCCATGACAATACATAATCTCAACGTGAAGCAATGGCATTTTTCATTACGCCAGAGAATCTGGTGTAATGAAAACAGGTAGTATTCGTCATTCAAATACTGATTTATCAATATTCAAAAATTACCATGATCCCGTAGCTTCAGTGACTGAAGATATATGTTGATAACAATATTCCTACGCGGCGCAATTAAACATCATTCATTAATTTCACGCGCAGGCGCTTTATCGCCTGACTGTGCAACTGACTGACCCTCGACTCTCCGACTTCAAGAACGGCACCGATCTCTTTCAGGTTCAACTCTTCCTGATAGTAGAGCGTCAACACCAACTTCTCACGCTCTGGCAGGCTTTCAATGGCATCCATCACACGATGGCGCAAATTGCCTTCCATCAGTTGGTGCAATGGATTCGCATCTTCATTGCCTTCCAGTAACGCTTCTGCGCTATCACCGTGTTCTTCACGCCATTCATCGTAAGAGAAAAGTTGGGTATTGTTCGTATCCAGCAATATCTGACGATAATCCTCAAGCGTGATATTCAGAGTCTGCGCAACCTCTTGCTCCGTTGGAGTACGACCGAGTTGCTGTTCAGCCTGTTGCATTGCTTGTGCCACTTCCCGCGCATTACGCCGAACGCTGCGTGGAGCCCAATCACGACTGCGTAATTCATCCAGCATTGAGCCACGAATTCGTTGAACCGCATAGGTAGTAAATGCCGTACCTTGCAACGAATCATAGCGTTCGACTGCACTGAGCAAGCCAATACCGCCAGCCTGTAGCAGATCGTCAAGTTCAACGCTCGCGGGGAGACGAACCTGTAAACGCAAGGCTTCATGGCGCACTAATGGAACATAGCGCTTCCAAAGGGAATTTTTATCCATTGTGCCTTCGGCGGTATACAAATCGCTCACAGTGACAAATACCTACGATGATAGTGTTATCGACACTATTATGCTTTTAGGTAGGGTAGCCAATCGCCTGAATAGGGGCGTAAAAGGAGGGTTATTTGGGATATGTGCTGATAGATATGGAAAAGAAGAACTGCCCGCTCAACGCAGGCAGTCAGTATTACGGCAGAAGCAATGCAGTTTTGTGCAGTATTTTTAGTAGCTTATTGAGTATTTCACCCGCTATTGCATCCAAATTACGTTGCCCTTTAAGGTAAATACCGTCAGTGTTTGGCACCCATCCCTGATACAGCGCATCACGTAATAAGGTACGTAATTCCATCGTTGAGCGACTGCCATCCAAATTAGGTAATAAGAAGCGCTCAGCATCATTCAAGGCTAGATTAACGGTTTCATGCCAGAGGTTATGAATTTTGATACCGAGACCTTGCTCATGCCGCTTTGCAACCAGATAAGCCAGAGAGGCTACCAATTTCGGCTTAGCCAAAGCCGCTGTTTTATCATAATGATCGTATGGCCCGGTATCTAATGTATACCGTAGTTGATTAAGACGAAACAGCAACTGCAACGAAGTCAAGACAACCTTCCGCATGTCAATATCATCACCGCTGTGCAGTATCTCTTTTACTTTTATAGTTAATATGTCGATATCTAGTGTAGCAGGCCACACCTCCGTCAGTGACTGAATCACAGCCAGAATCGTTTTGTCGCCAGTGAAAAATTCACTATTGTTGTGGCTCACTAAACGACGCATACCTTCCGGTGTGTTTTCCGTCAGCGGTACTTCTTCAAAGTATCCTGCCCAACGAAGACTCCCCAACAGCTCAAGGTCAGGGCTTATTCGCACCTGTTTTGCTCGCTCTTGATGGACCACAATACTTTTGCGGAAGTTCCGCCCTACAGCGAAATCCAGATATTGTTGGCACAATACGCGAGGTTGCCCTATTGCGACCAAACTATGATGTAGTTGGACATGCGGCCCATAAGTCACCGCTAATTCAGTGTAGGGCTCAGCATCTCCCACATGTTCTAACCCATTTTGCTGTAGCAAATCAGCAAATTCGAGCAGATAGCAGGGAGCGTTGAATGTTTCAAGGTATTCGTGAGTAATATAATGATCAGACTGTGCGCTGAGATGGTTAACAACACCGATTAACGCTGTTGACATAGGATTGTTGCTATCGATCCCTTTAGATAGCAAATTTAATACTGCCTTGGCACTGCTTAAACGAATCTCATCATCCTGCAACCCATGACTATGCAATAACATGGCATCACGAATAATATCTCCCGCCTTCCATCCTGGATAGGTATTGTAACTGACATAAGCGACGCCGTTAGGGGACAAATTTTCGCGCATAACGCGCAACATTCCACTACGCACTTCCGGTGGAATCCAACTAAATACACCATGGGCGATGATATAATCAAACTCACCAAATTCAGGGGTAATATCAGTCAGGCTCATAGTATGCAAATGTAAATTATTTATCCCAAGTGCAGTAACTAGTTCCTGCCCTTGCTCGATCTGCATCACTGATAGATCAACACCAACCACATATGCCTGCGGATACGCCAGTGCAAACGGCAGCAGGTTTCCTCCACCAGCACACCCTAATTCAAGCACTCTTGCCTGAGCCAGCGGAACACTCTCCAACCCAAAAAGCTGAGCAGCGGCGCGCAGGTGACCGGGAGAAGAGAAAGAAAAGGCGCTCGACTCATAAACCTTGCGGTCATAGGATTGTGCAATCGCTTGGTTTTGCAGTTCTACACTATCAGAAGTAAGCTCCACGGAGCTATCCGCTTGTGATATTACATTGCCAGACGGGTCTATTGAAGAATTTGGGATATTCAAATGCGCTCCTGTCGAACAGAGGGTGACGGCAAATTGACACTATACTGCATTTTACGATTATCAAATCACCAAATAATCATGCCAGGTAGGTTCTTTTCTTTACGTAAAAACATGCCTTCATCATATCAGGCGTCTTTAACTATACTCAATAATGGACACCAAAGGCCTTAAAAAGGAGTGTTTATCAGCCCTGTAAGATAAAACCTAGAAACGATAAAGCGAAGCAAAATCTATTGATGATCACGCCCACACAATGCTTTTTTAAGTTAGCAATAAATAATCCCCGAATACGAATATTCGGGGATTATATTATTTACAGGACGAAACAAATAAATACTCTACTTACTTCACCCTGAATTGCTCACTACATTAATCAGAGGATTAACGCAGCAGAGACAGGACGGTCTGTGGAACCTGGTTAGCCTGTGCCAACACAGAAGTACCTGCTTGTTGCAGGATCTGGTTTTTGCTCATGTTAGACACTTCAGTCGCAATATCCGCATCCTGGATACGGCTACGAGCGTTAGTCAGGTTATTTACCGTATTGTTCAGGTTAGTTACTGTGGATTCAAAACGGTTTTGAATCGCACCCAAATCACTACGTAATGAGTCAACTTTTGACAGTGCAGCATCCAGCGCTTTTAACGGATCTACAGTTTTAGCTGCTGCATATGTAGCGGTAGGTGTTGCACCGCCTACTGCTACCGTTGTAGCACCACCAGCCAAGTCTGCTGATTGATAGTTTTTACCTTGGTAAGAAACATATCCAGTAGTGCCATCACCGCCTAATTTCACCAGAGCATCATTCAAGGTAACAGTCGTTGCTCCACCGCCTAATGTATTATCTGTAACAGTAGTGGTACTTTTCACAACGTCTACAGCGCCAGCAGTAACCTTAGCGGCATACACATCGTTACCTACTTTCAGAGCATATTGAGCAGTACCGGCACCGTTGGCATCTAATACGTTATGAAGAGTAACATCCTTAGCTGTAAGCGCTTTATCGCCAGTCAGACCAAGTCCAGTGTTAAGTGAAGCTAGTGCATCAGTAAAATCAGGGGCTGTAGGTGCAGCTGTGCCATCACCAAGTTGAGTGACTGAATTACTTAATTTAGGAGAACTTGCAGATACAGAGAATCCACCCAAACCTAATGTTGAGCTGGTAATTTCCTGAAGATTGATAGTGATAGTTTCGTTATCGTTAGCACCAACCTGGATTTTCAACCCTTGGTCGCTAGCCAATACTTTCACGCCGTTGAACTGCGTTTGTGAAGATACACGGTCAATTTCATCTAAACGCTGTTGGATTTCACCTTGAACTGAATCCAAGTCAACATCTTGGTTAGAACCGTTAGCGGCCTGCACTGCCAGTTCACGGATACGCTGCAAGTTGTTGTTGATTTCGTTCAACGCGCCTTCAGTAGTCTGTGCAACAGAGATACCATCGTTAGCATTACGTGCAGCCTGAGTCAGGCCTTTGATGTTAGCGGTGAAACGGTTAGCGATAGCCTGACCCGCAGCATCGTCTTTAGCACTGTTGATACGGAAGCCAGAAGACAGACGCTCGATAGCTGTACCCAGTGCAGACTGAGATTTATTCAGGTTGTTTTGAGCCGTCAGAGACAGGCTGTTAGTATTGATAACTGCCATAATTATATTCCTTATTATGCATTTAAGTCGATTTCGGGTCGGTTTAAAGTTCGGGCTATTGCCCACGGCTTTTATCACCGTCCTAACCTGTATCGGCGTGCTTGAAAGAAGCTTTAATTATTTTTAGAAATTTCTTCGTAGAATGAAACCATGCGGCAAAGTAAAAATATTGCGTTCTTCATGAGAATCGTATTGCCCCAGTAATACTAAACTTTCTACTACGGCTGCCGATATACAGTTAATGACGTCTGGACCCCATCAAAGGAATTATTATGGCTAATATCAGCTTTACAGGCTCCACCAGCGGTTTTACTGCTGTTCTGGATCAGTTGACCGCATTCGAACAGTCACGCATCACCCCGGTTAACAACCAGAAAAAAACCTACCAAAGCCGTGATACGGCTTTCGATACGCTGAAAACCGCGCTGACCAAGCTGGAATCTGCTAACGAAGCCTTGGCCAAAGCAAATAGCATTAATAAAACGTCAATAACAAGTGGCGAAAGCAAAGCGTTTACCGCAACCACGTCCAGCAGTGCTTCTTCTGGCTCGTACAGCGTTGAAGTGGAAAATCTGGCAACAGCACACTCTTTACTTTCATCCGAATTTTCCAGCAGCAAAGACCCGCTTGGTACAGCCACTGACGGCGGCACACGCACCCTCACTATCAGCCAACCAGGTCAAGAAAAACCGTTGGAAATTCAACTGACGGACAAACAGACCTCATTAGAGGGCATCCGTGATGCGATCAACAAAACAAACGGTAGCGTAAGCGCTAGCATTATCAAAGCCGATGACAACACCTATTATTTAGCGCTTACTGCAAAAGATACGGGGACTCAAGCCAAAATGACCGTTAGTGTCACTGGTGATGCCCTATTAAATAGTAAACTGAACTATACCCCAGACGACGGTGCCGGCTCTGGCGCAATGAAACAGCAAACTGCTGCTGAAAATGCCGTGGTTAAATTAAATGGCATTACTATTACTCGCCAGAGTAATACCGTCACCGATGCCGTTGACGGCGTATCATTGACCCTAAAAGCTGAGAGTGTACCCGGTACAGCAGAAAAACTGACTGTTTCCACCGATACCGCTCCGATGAAGAAAGCGGTTCAAGAGTGGGTCGATGCCTATAATTCACTGCAGACGACTATTGGCAATGTGACACATTTTACAGCTACGGATCCTAATACCGCTACGCCAGACAGTAGCAATGGTGTGCTACTTGGCAACAGTACGGTACGTGGTATTCAGACCGCGTTGAAAACGCAAATCTCTAGCGCACAAAGCGGAATGAGTATCAGCACGCTAAATGAAATGGGTATTAAGCAAAACCCTAAAGATGGTAAGTTAGAAATTGATGCAAACAAATTGCAAACCGCACTGGCCGAAAAATCAAGCAGCGTAACAGAGTTTTTCGTCGGCGATGGTAAAAAAACCGGGTTTGCGACTCAAGTTAATACCTACCTAGATGGCGTCTTAGACACAAGTACGGGCGACAAAAAAGGCGCAATTCAAATCGCCAAAGACGGTATCGCCGATACATTAAAGACGATAGAAAAAACGAGAGTTCGCACCCAACTGAGTATTGATGACACCATCGCTCGCTACAAGAAACAGTTCAGCCAACTAGATAAGCTGGTTTCAGACATGAATAGCACAGGCGACTTCTTAACCAAGCAATTTGCCGCATTAACTAAAAGTCAATAAAAAGGGGGCTCGCGATGTATAGCAGAACCGGCACGCAAGCCTATGCCCAGGTTGGTGTAGAAAGTGCGGTAATGAGTGCAGACCCACACCAACTTATTGTTATGCTGTTTGATGGCGCAAAAAGTTCGATGGTGCGTGCCCGTATTTTACTGGAACAAGGTGACATTCCAGGTAAAGGGGCAGCCTTATCAAAAGCTATCAATATCATTAGCAATGGCCTAAAAGTTGGGCTAGATATGGAGAAGGGCGGCGAATTGTCGGAAAATTTGTCAGCGCTGTATGACTATATGACGCAACGCCTGATAATCGCTAACCTTCACAATGATGTGAAGGTAATAGAGGAAGTTGAAACTTTACTGGAAAACATTGCCAGCGCCTGGCGTCAAATAGGCCCTCATTATCAGCCGCCTCAGGAAAAATAGCATGAGCAGTCTCCATCAACTTTTTAAAGATTATCAGCAACTGCAAACACTAAGCCGTAAAATTCTTGCATTAGCATCAGGTGGTCAATGGGATGAATTGGTTGATCAGGAGATTGTTTACGTTCAATTGGTTGAAAATCTAACTAAAAGACCGCTCCCAACCGATCTTGACAGTGTTATGCAACTGCATTTTCGCCGAATTTTACGTGAAATTCTTGAGAATGAATCTCAAATCAAGGAACTGTTACGTAAAAGAATGGATGACCTCAGTTTGCTAATGAAAAACTCGCTTGCACAGCAAAACATTAATACTGCCTATGGTGAATTTTCCGAGTAACAGCGCCTACCGAGCGATTTAAGTAATCGATAATAATATAAATGCCTGCATGTGCAGGCATTTATATTGATAATGCTTTTTTCGGTAGTGAATCATCTTACACAGACATGTTCATCACTTCCTGGTACGCAGACACCAGTTTATTACGCACCTGAATACCCATCTGCATTGAAATAGATGACTTTTGCAAATCCACCATCACATCATTCAATGCGACACCCGGCACGCCCATGGTGAATTTTTCGCCTTGCGCGCGAGCTACCTGTTGCGTATCGCTAATCTTATTAATCGCCGCTTTCAACTCACTGGCAAAACCAGGTTCTACCGACGGCCTAGCTATTGGCGTACCCGAGGCTTGTAGAGCTTTAACCTGCATTTGTTGTAAAACGCCATCAATACCTTGAATCGACATATTACCTCGCTGAACCCTACTAATTAGGCTTTTTATATACATTTATGACAGCGATACCCTACCATACCCCACTTAGTCTAAATGAGGTAATTAGCGTGAAAAATGCCACCTTATCGACCCATCGATTTTTCTTTTACGGAAAATAATGACATGCCGGTAAACCTAGGCGAAATATTTATTGATTGCGCAATCAGGGAGTTCTGTTTTGTCACGTCACAACGTTAAGTATATCGTTCAACAACCAAGCAGAGATAGAGTATGAACGCCTCATTAACCGGCTCCGCTACCGGTAAAAATAGCTTTGGCGAAATACTCAACCGGTTACGCGCCAATCCGAAAATTCCGCTCTTGATCGCAGCCGCTGCGACAATTGCCATTGTCGTCGCGTTGACTCTATGGGCTAAGGGCCCTGATTATCGGGTTCTTTATAGCAATATAAATGACCGTGATGGCGGTGCGATTGTCAGCGAATTAACAAAGCTGAATATCCCTTATCGCTTTGCGGAGAATGGCGGAGCTATCATGATTCCCGCCGCGAATGTCTATGAGACCCGTCTGCGGCTTGCCCAGTTAGGGCTGCCAAAAGGCGGCGCAGTTGGCTTTGAATTGCTTGATAAGGAAAAGTTTGGCATCAGCCAATTCAGCGAGCAGATTAATTACCAACGTGCGCTGGAAGGTGAGCTATCCAGAACGATAGAAACACTCGGTCCCGTGCAAAATGCACGAGTTCACCTTGCCATACCTAAGCCGTCACTGTTCGTGCGTGAGCAAAAATCGCCCTCCTCTTCTGTCACCCTGACATTACAACCAGGCCGAGCATTAGACGAAGGGCAGATAAATTCTATCGTTTACATGGTCTCTAGCAGCGTTGCTGGCCTCCCGCCGGATAACGTCACTGTCGTCGATCAAACCGGACGCCTGTTAACTCAGGCAGGTGGCAGCGGCCGCGACATGAATGCGGCACAGCTTAAATATAGCAATGAAGTCGAGGCAATGTACCAGCGCCGGATAGAATCCATTATTGCGCCAATGGTCGGTATGGGGAACGTGCATGCTCAGGTCACTGCGCAAATCGATTTTTCCGCTCGTGAACAAACCGACGAGCAGTATCAACCCAATCAGCCACCGGATAAAGCAGCGGTTCGTTCTCAACAAACCAGCCAGAGCGAGCAGAAAGGAGGCCCGAACGTAGGAGGGGTTCCTGGTGCATTGACCAATCAGCCCGCACCAGCGCCGACAGCCCCTATCGCGACGCCGCCAAACAATGCAAACAATCAGGCTGGTACTGCTGGCCAGCAAAACCAGAACAATGCGGGCGGCACACAAGCAAATGCTAATGCCGTTATTCAGACATCAAATGTTCGTAATGATGCAACAACAAATTATGAAGTCGACAAAACGATCCTGCATACCAAACACAGCACTGGTGGTGTAAAACGCTTGTCTGCAGCCGTTATCGTTAATTATCAACCTCCTGGTGAGGATGGCAAACCTGTAGCCCTGACGGAAGAGCAGATCAAACAGATTGAAACGGTCGCGCGTGAAGCGATGGGCTTCTCGACTGAACGTGGTGATACCTTAAATGTTGTTAACACGCCATTTATGGACAGTACCGAAGGCTCTAGTGAACTCCCCTTCTGGCAAAAACAGGCATTTTTCGATCTCCTGATGGAAGCCGGGCGTTGGCTACTTGTTCTGATTGTTGCCTGGATCTTGTGGCGTAAGTTGGTTCGTCCACAGTTGCGGAAAAAAGAACTGCAACAAGAAGCGGCACTGGCTGCAGCCAGCCTGAATAAAGGCAATGATGATGATGTTGTTGTTAACCTCAGTACCTCTGAAATTGAACAACAACGAAAATCTCAGCAACGCGTCAGTGCAGAAATGCAAAGTAACCGCATACGTGAACTGGCGGAGAACGACCCACGCGTTGTCGCTCTGGTGATTCGTCAATGGATGAGTACTGAACTATGACCCTGACAGGAACAGAAAAAAGCGCCATCTTATTGATGACTATTGGCGAAGATCGTGCCGCCGAAGTGTTTACCCATCTTTCAGCCAAAGAGGTACAGCACCTCAGTTTGGCAATGGCCAATATGCGCCAGGTATCACACCAACAGTTGGTAGAGATACTTAAGGAATTTGAGGCTGATGCTGAGCAATACGCGGCGTTAAGTGTGAATGCTGGTGACTATCTTCGTTCAGTGCTTGTCAAAGCCCTCGGTGAAGAACGAGCCTCTAGCCTGCTGGAAGATATTCTTGAAAGCCGCGACACCTCAAGTGGAATGGAAACACTCAACTTTATGGAACCGCAAATTGCCGCGGACCTTATTCGCGACGAACATCCACAGATCATCGCCACAATTTTGGTGCATCTGAAGCGGGCGCAAGCTGCCGATATCCTAGCCCTGTTTGACGAACGCCTGCGACATGACGTCATGCTGCGTATCGCCACCTTCGGTGGTGTCCAGCCTTCCGCACTGGCAGAGTTGACAGACGTTCTGAATGGCTTGTTGGATGGTCAAAACCTTAAACGCAGCAAGATGGGTGGTGTTCGTACTGCGGCCGAGATTATCAACCTGATGAAAACCCAGCAGGAAGAAGCGGTTATCGACGCAGTACGTGAATTCGATGGTGAACTCGCGCAGAAAATCATCGACGAAATGTTCCTGTTCGAAAATCTGGTGGAAGTGGACGATCGCAGCATTCAGCGTCTTCTACAAGAAGTCGAGTCCGAATCTCTGCTGCTGGCACTGAAGGGCGCCGAAGAGCCTTTGCGCGAAAAATTCTTGCGCAATATGTCTCAGCGTGCAGCGGAAATTCTTCGCGACGACCTCACGACTCGCGGTCCTGTACGTATGTCGCAGGTCGAAAACGAACAGAAAGCGATACTGCTTATCGTTCGTCGACTGGCAGACAGCGGCGAGATGATTATCGGTGGCGGCGAGGATGCTTATGTCTAACGCCCCTAAAAACCTGGCCTGGCAACCTTGGCAGCTTAACGATCTGGCTGAGCCAGCGTCAAAGTCCGCCCCAACCTATCAGGTAAATGATGAGCCCGATGTGCCTGAAATGGAGCATTTCAGTGAAGAGAACATCCTCTTTTCCGCAGAGAATGAGATGGAGTCTCTGCGCGAAAGCACAATGCAACAGGCCAGAGAAACAGGCTTTGCACAAGGCCATCAACAAGGGTATGACGCAGGTTATCAGGAAGGTTTAGCTAAAGGGCAACAGCAGGGTTTGCAAAATGCTTTACAGCAACAGCAACCGATCATTGAACAGATGCAAAATATGGTCACTGAATTCCAACAGACGCTGGATACACTTGACAGTGTGATCCCTGCTCGCCTGATGCAACTCGCACTGACTGCAGCCAAACAGATTTTGGGACAACCTCCTGTATGTGATGGTAATGCCCTGCTTGGCCAAATACAGCAATTGATCCAACAAGAACCTATGTTTTCAGGTAAGACACAATTACGCGTTCATCCTTCAGATTTAGAACGCGTTGAACAATATTTGGGCCCAACACTTAGCTTACATGGCTGGAGATTGCTGGCTGATGGTCAACTCCACCCTGGAGGCTGTAAGGTCAGTGCAGAAGAAGGCGATCTGGATGCCAGCCTAGCGACACGTTGGCATGAACTT contains these protein-coding regions:
- the fliH gene encoding flagellar assembly protein FliH; this encodes MSNAPKNLAWQPWQLNDLAEPASKSAPTYQVNDEPDVPEMEHFSEENILFSAENEMESLRESTMQQARETGFAQGHQQGYDAGYQEGLAKGQQQGLQNALQQQQPIIEQMQNMVTEFQQTLDTLDSVIPARLMQLALTAAKQILGQPPVCDGNALLGQIQQLIQQEPMFSGKTQLRVHPSDLERVEQYLGPTLSLHGWRLLADGQLHPGGCKVSAEEGDLDASLATRWHELCRLAAPGEL